Within the Microbacterium terricola genome, the region CGCCGAGGCGCTCGCCTACTTCGAGCGCAAGTACGCCGATCTGGCCGCAGAGGTCAGCCTGCTCGAGGTCCGCCACCGTCGTGGCGGCGCGTCCGCGTCCGACCTCCGCTCGACCGCATCCGGTCTGCGCGAGAAAGTGGTCGGCGCCTCCGCGGTCGGTGACCTGGCCGGGCTCGACGCACGACTCGCAGCGCTCACCGATTCGCTGGCAGCCGCATCCGAGACCGAAGCGGCCGCCGCTCGCGAAGCGGTCGACGAGGCCATCCGCTTCCGCACCGACCTCGTCGAGAAGGCCGAGGCCCTCGCCGCGCGCGATCCGCGCGGCGTGCAGTGGAAGCAGGCCTCTGCCGACCTCACCTCGCTGTTCGACCAGTGGCAGAACCACCAGCAGAACGGCCCGCGCCTGCCGAAGTCGATCGCGCAGCAGCTCTGGAAGCGATTCCGCGACGCGCGCGCCATCGTAGACAAGCACCGCCGTGAGTTCTACGCCGAGCTCGACGAGACCCACAAGGCAGCCCGCGACCGCAAGGCGCGGCTGGTGGAGCGCGCCGAGGCCCTCGCCCCCCGCGGCGAGGACGCGATCGGCGCCTACCGTGACCTGCTCGAGGACTGGAAGTCCGCCGGACGCGCAGGCAAGAAGGCCGACGATGCACTGTGGGCGCGCTTCAAGGCCGCGGGCGATGCGCTCTACAGCGCGCGCGGCGAGCGGGAGGCGGCCGACGCCGCGGCCTCGGTCGAGAAGATCGAGGCCAAGTCGGCGCTGCTCGACGAGGCACGCGTGATCGGCGACGAGTCCGACACCGCCAAGGCGCGCTCGCTCCTCACCGCCGTCCAGCGGCGCTGGGACGACATCGGACGCATCTTCCCGCGCGACAAGGAGCGCGCGCTGGATGACGAGCTGCGCAAGATCGAGCTCGCCGTGCGCCAGCGCGAGGACACCGACTGGAAGCGCAACAACCCCGAGACCAAGGCGCGCGCCAACGACATGACGCGACAGCTCACCGACGCGATCGCCAAGCTCGAGACCGAGCTGGCCACCGCGGAGGCCTCAGGCGACAAGGCCGCGATCGCGGCGGCCCGCGAGGCGCTCAGCGCGCGTCAGGCGTGGCTCAAGGCGCTCGGCGGCTGACCTCTCCCCCGACGGGCGGGCTGTCCGGTTCTCCACAGAGAGCGGACGGCCCCGCCGTCGGCGCGGCCGCTCCGGCACACTCGCGGTATGGGGTCGCCGTTCCTGTACTTCGCGGGTGACCGGCTTTCGACGGCCGAGCTGACGGCGGCCTGCCTCGACGGCCACCTCGTCGATCTCGGCGAGGGATACATCCCGGCGGACGCGGTCGAGACAGCCGCCCTGCGGGCGGGGTCGCTGTCGGAGCTGCTCGGCGCCGACCTGGCGGCCACGCACCTGAGCGCGGCCTGGATCCACGGCGTGCTCCCTGACCCGCCGGGGCGGCACACCGTGCAGCGTGCGGCGAGCCGGCGACTGCACCACGTCCTCGGTCGGCGCATCGTGTACCGCGACCTCCAGGTGGATCCCGCCGATCTGGTCAGGATCGGCGGCGTGTGGGTCACCGCTCCCCCGCGGACGCTCGCCGACCTCGCGCGCATCGCCGATCCACGGTACCAGGCCGCAGCCGCCGCGATGGCCGACGCGATGCCGCGCGTGCGCAGCGGGGCCGTCGCGTGGCTGTCGGAGCACGGACCGCTGCCCGGAAAGGCGAAGGCGCTGCGGATGCTGCGTCAGGACGAGGTGACGCGGTACACGTCGTAGACCGCGTCGATGCGGCGCACCGCGTTCAGCACCCGGTCGAGGTGCACGATGTCGCCCATCTCGAAGACGAACTTGCTCAGGGCCAGCCGGTCGTTGGTGGTCGAGACGGTGGCGGACAGGATGTTCACATGGTGCTCGCTGAGCACCCGGGTGACGTCGCTGAGGAGCCCGGACCGGTCGAGCGCCTCGACCTGGATCTGCACCAGGAACACGCTCTTGGTCGTGGGCGCCCACTCCACGTCGATGAGGCGTTCGGCGTCGGTCATCAGGGACTTCACGTTCGTGCAGTCCGTCCTGTGCACGGAGACACCGCTGCCGCGGGTGACGAAGCCGACGATCTCGTCGCCCGGCACCGGCGTGCAGCACTTCGCGAGCTTCACCAGGATGTCGGGAGCGCCGCGCACGAGCACACCGGAATCGGAGTTGCGGGACTGGCGGGAGCGTCCGATCGCGGGCAGCTCGAGGGCGCCGGTGGAGGTGTCCTCGTCGGCGCTGACCAGCGCGGTGACCTTCTCGATGACGGACTGCGTCGACACGTGCCCTTCGCCGACCGCCGCGTACAGCGCGGAGACGTCCTCGTAGCGCAGCTGGTGCGCGACCTCGGTGAACGAGTCCTGGCTCATCAGCTTCTGCAGCGGCAGGTTCTGCCGTCGCATCGCGCGGGCGATCGCCTCCTTGCCCTGCTCGATCGCCTCTTCGCGGCGCTCCTTCGTGAACCATCCGCGGATCTTGTTGCGTGCGCGGGTGCTGCGGACGAAGCCGAGCCAGTCCTGGCTGGGACCCGCATCCGGGTTCTTCGAGGTGAACACCTCGACCACGTCTCCGCTGCCGAGCTCGGTCTCCAGCGGCACGAGCCGGCCGTTGACCTTCGCGCCCATCGTGCGGTGGCCGATCTCGGTGTGCACGGCGTAGGCGAAGTCGACGGGAGTCGCGCCGGCGGGCAGCCCGATGACCCGACCCTTCGGCGTGAAGACGTAGACCTCCTTGGCGCCGATCTCGAACCGCAGCGAGTCGAGGAACTCGCCGGGATCGGCCGTCTCGGCCTGCCAGTCGGAGATGTGCGCGAGCCACGCCATGTCGTTGTCGAGAGACTTGCCGCCCGGCTTGCCGCCGTTGACCTGCTCCTTGTACTTCCAGTGCGCCGCGACGCCGTACTCGGCCTGCTGGTGCATCTCGTTCGTGCGGATCTGGATCTCGACCGTGCGCCCGCCCGGGCCGATCACCGTGGTGTGCAGCGACTGGTAGAGGTTGAACTTCGGGGTCGCGATGTAGTCCTTGAACCGGCCGGGCAGCGGCGTCCACCTGGCGTGGATGGCGCCGAGGACCGCGTAGCAGTCGCGCACGCTCGTCACGAGCACCCTGATCCCGATCAGGTCGTAGATGTCGTCGAACTCGCGGCCGCGCACCACCATCTTCTGGTAGACGGAGTACAGCTGCTTGGGGCGGCCCATCACGCGGCCGCGGATGCGGAGCTCGCGCAGGTCGGTGTCGACCGCCTCGATCACGTTGTGCACGTACTGCTCGCGCTGCGGGGTGCGCTGCTTGACCAGCCCCTCGATCTCGGCGTACAGCTTGGGGTGCAGCACTGCGAACGAGAGGTCCTCGAGCTCGGACTTGACGGTCTGGATACCCAGCCGGTGCGCGAGCGGCGCGTAGATCTCGAGGGTCTCGGTGGCCTTCTTCGCCGCCTTCTCGGGCGGGACGAAGCCCCACGTGCGCGCGTTGTGCAGTCGGTCGGCGAGCTTGATGAGCAGCACCCGGATGTCGCGCGACATCGCCACGATCATCTTGCGGACCGTCTCGGCTTGGGCGCTCTCGCCGTACTTGACCTTGTCGAGCTTGGTGACCCCGTCGACGAGCAGGGCGACCTCGTCGCCGAACTCGGCGGTCAGCTCATCGAGGCCGTACCCGGTGTCTTCCACCGTGTCGTGGAGCAGGGCGGCCGCGATGGCCTTCGGACCGAGGCCCAGGTCGGCGAGGATCTGCGCGACAGCGAGCGGATGGGTGATGTAGGGCTCACCGCTCTGCCGCGCCTGACCGGAGTGCGCCTGG harbors:
- a CDS encoding type IV toxin-antitoxin system AbiEi family antitoxin, coding for MGSPFLYFAGDRLSTAELTAACLDGHLVDLGEGYIPADAVETAALRAGSLSELLGADLAATHLSAAWIHGVLPDPPGRHTVQRAASRRLHHVLGRRIVYRDLQVDPADLVRIGGVWVTAPPRTLADLARIADPRYQAAAAAMADAMPRVRSGAVAWLSEHGPLPGKAKALRMLRQDEVTRYTS
- a CDS encoding DUF349 domain-containing protein codes for the protein MPRPRPSGSGVAPKPRPAEEPWGRVTDDGTVSVREGDQWREVGQFPDGSPAEALAYFERKYADLAAEVSLLEVRHRRGGASASDLRSTASGLREKVVGASAVGDLAGLDARLAALTDSLAAASETEAAAAREAVDEAIRFRTDLVEKAEALAARDPRGVQWKQASADLTSLFDQWQNHQQNGPRLPKSIAQQLWKRFRDARAIVDKHRREFYAELDETHKAARDRKARLVERAEALAPRGEDAIGAYRDLLEDWKSAGRAGKKADDALWARFKAAGDALYSARGEREAADAAASVEKIEAKSALLDEARVIGDESDTAKARSLLTAVQRRWDDIGRIFPRDKERALDDELRKIELAVRQREDTDWKRNNPETKARANDMTRQLTDAIAKLETELATAEASGDKAAIAAAREALSARQAWLKALGG
- a CDS encoding RelA/SpoT family protein; this translates as MAETVPPAQSSSLRRLVPRIFSRSARRDDVEQLLRTVRTHHPKGDLSIIERAYTVAAQAHSGQARQSGEPYITHPLAVAQILADLGLGPKAIAAALLHDTVEDTGYGLDELTAEFGDEVALLVDGVTKLDKVKYGESAQAETVRKMIVAMSRDIRVLLIKLADRLHNARTWGFVPPEKAAKKATETLEIYAPLAHRLGIQTVKSELEDLSFAVLHPKLYAEIEGLVKQRTPQREQYVHNVIEAVDTDLRELRIRGRVMGRPKQLYSVYQKMVVRGREFDDIYDLIGIRVLVTSVRDCYAVLGAIHARWTPLPGRFKDYIATPKFNLYQSLHTTVIGPGGRTVEIQIRTNEMHQQAEYGVAAHWKYKEQVNGGKPGGKSLDNDMAWLAHISDWQAETADPGEFLDSLRFEIGAKEVYVFTPKGRVIGLPAGATPVDFAYAVHTEIGHRTMGAKVNGRLVPLETELGSGDVVEVFTSKNPDAGPSQDWLGFVRSTRARNKIRGWFTKERREEAIEQGKEAIARAMRRQNLPLQKLMSQDSFTEVAHQLRYEDVSALYAAVGEGHVSTQSVIEKVTALVSADEDTSTGALELPAIGRSRQSRNSDSGVLVRGAPDILVKLAKCCTPVPGDEIVGFVTRGSGVSVHRTDCTNVKSLMTDAERLIDVEWAPTTKSVFLVQIQVEALDRSGLLSDVTRVLSEHHVNILSATVSTTNDRLALSKFVFEMGDIVHLDRVLNAVRRIDAVYDVYRVTSS